From the genome of Nitrospirota bacterium:
ACGTGAAACATGTGAATGGGAAATGGCGAATCGCGAAGCGCAAGCCGGTTCGGACTCTGCGAACCGGTCCGGCTCACCGTTCACCGTTCACCGTTCACGGATTCCGATCATCGCCATGACCGCCAACAGCCTGCCGGGAGACCGGGAACGGTGCCTGGACGCAGGCATGGACGAGTACATGGCCAAACCCGTGACCCTCGACGGCCTGCGCACCCTCCTCGCGCGATGGCTCCCGCCGGAAGCCCCGGCGCACGACGCATCCGATGCGCACCTCGTCTCTCGTGACGCGCAGAACACTGGGCCTGCATCTTCGGACGTTTCACACAATACGCGTCACGAAAGCCGCGCGCCTGAGGGGCCGGTCTTCGATCGGGACGAAGCGCTGGCACGACTGGGCAATGACGCCGTGTTGCTCCAGGAAATGGCCCGCTTGTTCTTGCGACATTATCCCCGGACGATCACCGATCTCCAAGCCGCGCTGGCCAAGCCGGATTACGAGCAGGTGGCCAGGATCGCGCACCGGGTAAAAGGCATGGTCGGCAACTTTTGCGCCTGGCGCGCGTCCGGCCAGGCGGCGCAGGTCGAGGACCGGGGACGACAACAGGACCAAGAGGCGGCCGTACTGGCCTGCCGGGAGCTGGCCGATGAACTGATCGCGCTTGCCCGAGCCCTCACCGCGTTTCTTCAGGAGGCCGTCCCCTGCAAGTCCTGATCGCCGAAGACGATCCGATCTCGCGCCTGGCGCTCGACACCAAGCTCACGCAGTGGGGCTATCAGGTGGTCGGCTGCGCCGACGGCGAGGAGGCCGTCCGCGCCCTCCAGGGACCGTCTGCCCCGGAACTGGCGATCCTGGACTGGGACATGCCCGGCTTGAGCGGGCCGGATGTCTGCCGGGAAGTTCGGAAGCGACAACAGGAACCCTATCTTTATCTCATTATACTGACGGCGAAGGACGAGAAAGAAGATCTGATCGCCGCCCTGGAAGCCGGCGCGGACGAATACCTGCGCAAACCATTCGACCCGCAGGAACTGAAGGCGCGTCTTCGGACCGGCCAACGGATTCTGAATTTGCAACGGGAACTAATCGCCTCGCGGGAGACCCTCCGC
Proteins encoded in this window:
- a CDS encoding sensor histidine kinase produces the protein MANREAQAGSDSANRSGSPFTVHRSRIPIIAMTANSLPGDRERCLDAGMDEYMAKPVTLDGLRTLLARWLPPEAPAHDASDAHLVSRDAQNTGPASSDVSHNTRHESRAPEGPVFDRDEALARLGNDAVLLQEMARLFLRHYPRTITDLQAALAKPDYEQVARIAHRVKGMVGNFCAWRASGQAAQVEDRGRQQDQEAAVLACRELADELIALARALTAFLQEAVPCKS